The window GTGGGCATTATTTTTCTTACCACAGGAAAATAGAAGTACAAGACAAAATAGTAGCAGTGTAAAGTATTGCATCGATGAAAATATGTAAAATTTTACTTAGTATAATCCCCTGCAACAATAGATTTTTCCATTGTACTTACAATCTCGGAAACAGGAATAGTAAATATCCCGGCATTTCCTTTATCGAATTCTTTTTTCCAGTAAAAATATCCGTCCATTTCAAGAGAATCTGTTTTTTTGTAGGTCACCTTTTTCAGATTGATGACACTTTTGTCCAAAGCTTCTTCTGATATGGGAATATGGCTGATGTATTCTGCAAAACCTGTAGGGCTGGCAGGGTTTTTCATCTTCAAATCACTGATGGAGATATGAATTACTTTTCCGGTTTCAGGATATCCTTCAATCTTTAAAATTTTAAGAATGGAGTTTTTCTCTGCGGGACGGGTTTTATAATTCCATTTCTGGCCGACGCGGTATTGGTTATTTTTTTCGCAGCCGGAAAACAGTAAGAGTATTCCTACGATTAAAGTATAGAATTTCATGAAGGGAGGTTATTAGTTTTGTTTTTATTTCAAATAGGCTTGTTCAAGGAGTTCCACTGATTCCGTTTCAGTTAATGGATTCTTCTTATCTGTATTATTTGTTAAATTGAATGAGATCAGATTGTTATTTCTTACGGCATATAGTAAATAGGAAGTCTTGTCCTTACTAACATCCTGAGATTTATCTTTTAGGATAATTTTCCAGATAATATAATTTTTTTCTTCGTTTCGCTTTACTTCGGAAACTTCAGCTTTCACTCCGGTTGAAGAGGCCCAGTAATCATATTCCCATTTGTAAAAAGCATTCAGCAATTCTTTTTCTGTTAAGCCTTCTTTATAAAATTCAAATTTTTCAGGTTTTCTTACTGAAATCAGCAAATTTATTTTTTCGTCTTTATTGCTTAAGTGAAATTGTCCGGATTGTTTAAGTTGGTTTTTATATTCCCATTTTCCAGGAATCTCAAATAATTCTCCATTGATTTGAAAAGGAGTCTTCTTTTGTGCAAAAGAAGAGGTTGAAACCAGAAAAAGAATGAAGATGGAAAAAAGTTTAAAGTTTAATTTCATTTTGATAACAGTATGTTGAGTGTTTAGTAAGGCTCAAATTTACATATTGTAATAATATAAATTATATACTATGATGATAATGTTGTTTGAGCCCGGAATTTCCACTTTTATTTCTTCCTTCTCCTTTCAAGAAGAAGATACGCTGCATCCAGCATTTTGATCAGATGGATGTACGGGTTTATCATATTCCTTTCCGGAAGGTTGTTGTATACGCCAAGTGAGAAATAGGCCATTCCGGATATAAAGTAATCAAACTCATTTATGCTGTATTCTCTGAATGCTTTTTTGAAGACCAACAGAGGATTTTGGTATTCCTTCTCAGAAAGCAAGCCAAGAACTAGTGGAGAGACTTCTTCCAACGGAGTATTGACGAACCCTTTCTTTTCCTTTATCGCTATGAAGTAACCTGCACGGATGAATGAACGCATCGCCTGATGAAAATGATAAATGACGGACGGATCTTCTTTTATCCAGCTATTTCTTTTAAGGGCATAGCTCATAATGCTGTTTAACAACTCTTTGGATGCTACCAGATCATTGAGCTGAAAAAATGTTTTCATTAGCTGTATGCCGTAATGCTTCTTCCGGCCTTTCCCAAGCCGGGATTGAATTTCTGTTCTGTTTTTTTTCATGAGTGTGTATTTTTTATTGTACGATTCTGCGGGCAGTAAAGAAGTAAGTCCTGAAATATCTGAACTTCCTGTCTATACAAGCCGAATGAATATGATAGAATTTATGTTTTCTAAAAGCCCGAAAGCCGCAATGGATTGTACATCCCATTGTACCGTGTCATGATACTTTATGTGGTAAAGCAGGCTTAGAAAAAGATGATTGTAGAAAAGCAGAACAGCATGAAAATAAAAACGGCATGAGACTCTACAATATCCGCTTTTGAGGTACTGGTATACCCTGCACACAGATAAGAGAGCTCACGCCTAGGTCGTGAGCTTCCTGCTTATCATCTTGCGTGCATAAAAATACCAGTTTTCAAAAGCAAGGTTCTAAGCAATAGCTTCTATATTTCTTTGAAGTATCGCAAAATTACTCTAATGAGTAATCTTTTCCAAATATAATAATATTTTTAATATACAGGACTATAGTCCTTAGTTTTTTATTTTGTTTTTGGTTCACTTTGTCATTATGCATGATTCTTTAGACGAAATAGAGCGATATATAATTTCAAAAGTGAAAGAAATAAGAGAACAGAGAGGTATTAGCCAAACTTCACTTTCTTTGGCTATTGGTAAGAGTACGAGCTATATTTCAGATATTGAAGCGCATTCCAAAACTGCAAAATACAATATTAAAAGCCTAAACTTAATATCTAAAGCTTTGGGATGCTCTCCAAGAGACTTCTGGCCAGAGCAACCAATTTTGGAAGAGAAATATGAATTTGTAAGAGAAATAGAAATAAAGAGAAAATCCTAGCGATAGCTGGGATTTGTCTTTGTTATTCTATTATAAAATAACATATTACGTATTGGAGCTGATGAGCATTTGTTAATATGATGTTACCAGTTGGGTTTATTCATTATCTTCAACTAATCTTTGTCTAGCTTCTTCTAACCATTCTCTGTCAATATTAATTATTGTAAAAGGAGCTTCTGGATTATTTCTTTGGTTAAAAACAAAAATCTTAGAGAAGAACTCCTGCTTTATATCAAGAGCAACTGATTTGTCTAAGTTGAATGACTTCCAATGACTAAATATTCTTTTAGGAATATAGAAGTCGAAGTCAGTTGATTGCCTCCTATCTCGTGGATTGTAAACAGTAAGTCTCCAAACATTCGCACTGTCTCCATTCCAATGAATTTCCGCTTTTAACGTAGAAAATGTTCCGTAATTATTTTGGCTGTTTAGAATGTTTTCTTCTGTCCTTGTTCTTGAAAATAAAAAAATCATATCGCCAGTTTCCAACAAACCAACATAAGAATATCTTAAAACTGTATTTGAAAATGTTACAATATCACCAATAATGTTGTCATCTACCAACAAGTTATAAGCTCTGTTGTACTTTTCAGCGTGTAGGTCTCCTTCTCTATCCTTTAAAAAATCATATAGATTTTGAACCTCTTCAGTCTGAAAACTATCAATTAATGGTTGGTCAATTCTATTAAAGTCCCGAATTGTATTTGCACTTAAAAACCAACTAAGTGAAAGCAATGGAATTTTATTGTTAGATGCGAACTCTACAGCTGGTTTACTAAAGTCATTTACAGAAGCAACGCCTACTTGATATAAAAATCTCGTTCTTGTATCAATCGCATAGGCTGCTCGTCTATTATTTTGCCTTTTAAGAATACTGTCTCTAGTTACAATTTCAAAATCATTCAAATCATTTCTTAAGCCAATTGCATTCCTTACAAATGGCAGATTTGCAATTGACCCATAAGCTTTACATTCAAATAGTAGTTGGGTTGGATAAGCAAATGGCATTTGAATAGGAGGGTTCATTATTATGTCTGCATCATGCGCTGCACCTTTTCCATTTATGAAGAAAAGTCCGCCTCTTTCAAATGAAAATAAATTATCAGCTCTGACATTTGTAAATCCGCAATTTTTCAATAATTGTCGAATAATATATTCAAGTAATGCCCCTTTTATATTTCCTGCTTTCATTTTGTTATTGTTTTATAGTTTTTACAAATGTTGAATTTTGTGTTTACCCTCACATTTTGCGAATACAGTGTTAGGTATAGTTCTTAATATTCATACGCGTTTGATGTCCATATATTTGATAAATCAAAAAGCTCTTCTTCAGAAAGGAAGGATTTTGTTGGAACATTACCTACTGAAAACCCTAAAAGAATTCTAAAAATGTCATATTTGATATGTTCATCACTAACCTTATATTTTTCAATAAATTCTAAATAACTTGCATTCATCATTTCCCAAGATTGTATTTCATAATCTGGTTTTAAATCTAATTCGTAATTGTAGATACTTTGCTCAAAAGTTAATTTTGTGTGTCTTCCAATTCCTAAATGAATATTTTTTGCTCGACAAATTAATGATTTAGAAAGTTTACTTTGAGATTTCGTTTTCATTTTAATTTGATCGCGGCTAATTTCAACAGGTTTCGCATCTCTTAGAATTTCTGTCATTAACATATAGCCTTTAATATTTTGAATAATATCTGGCCTAACTATTTTACAAATTTCAAGAGCTATTTTGTCAATAGAATTTTTTTCAGTTGTTAATGCAAGTTTATCTGCAAGATATAAAGAATAATTTTTTACTTCCTCTCTAGAAATATTATGCCAGATTGGAAGGATTGATTTTTTTCCATGCTCTTCTTTTGAAATTAATGATTGATATTCATAATCTGTCCATTTTTTATTGAGAAAATTATTCGAAATTACAACCACTCCAAAATCTGATTTTGATAATCCATAATCAATGGATTTAGTTAAACTATCACCAAATGTTAAAGTAAATTCATCGTACCAGACTTTCACATCAAGTTTTAAAAGTTTTTCAGCTAAAATTCTTACAAAATCGTTTTTATCTTCACTTGAATGCGAAATGAAAACATCCCATTGTTTATCCATTATCTTAGTTTTGAAATTATGACTAACATCCAAAATTTACACATTGCGCCAATAAATAATTACGTAAATGTGGTTTGGGTTTTATTAAATATACATTTTGTGTTGAAATATTTAAATCGACTTTTGTTTTTTATTATAAATTTTGATCAAATTAAAAAATCAAAATGAAATTTCCTTATGGGAAACCATAATCCATATAAAACCCCATTCTATTTTTATAGAACGAGGTTTTTATTTATAGTCATTAAGGCTATATAATTCCTTTGATTCTCCAAATTTTACAATTTGTTTAGTTGGAAGTAATCAACTTAAATTTTTTGTACAGTTAAATGAAAAATCTTAAAAACTAGCTAAATGATTTACCTATCTTATTAAGATACGCAGAACATATCTTAATAAAGTAATCCGTATAAGACATAATCATTTTATCGAAATCGACATTTTTATAGTGTTCTTTAATCTCGGGAGGTTGTCCAGGTGAATCCAGAGGTTTAAATACAATTTGTAGTTCTTGTTGTAATGTTTTCCCAATTACAACAAGCATTTTAGATAATTTTTCACTGTCTGAACTATTATCAGCAAATGTCATAAACTCTAAATATGCTTCATGAACGAAAGTTAAGGCTTCCGTATTAAAGACTTCAAAGCTTTTTAAAATTGAATTACTCATAAAATTAGTTTTTACTAATATAATAAAAGAGTTTAAAATATAGCTTAATTGGAACTAAAAATTTATGAATTTACTCCCCCGCACGAATCCTTTCGTGTAGGGAGTAAATTAAATCTTATATATAATCTAAAAACCAAAACCACACGATACAATCGTATGGCAGCGAGGGTTATTTTTTGAAAATATTCTTCATCATATTTTCTATTGTTTTTTTTGTTTCTTCCTCAATTATTTTTTTTGATTTCTCAACTAATTTACTTCTGAAGTTTTCACAACAAGCTTTTATTTCAAAGCCTTTAGATGTTTTGATAAATTGAGGATGTTTGTTGTGTTCGGAACATGATTCATTTTCAATTTTTCTTTTTATTGAATTGTAGTCTAATTCACTCATATTTATTTAGTTGTTTAAATGCTTTCTCCTAAGTTAAAATATTTAAACAATACTTTCTTACGGAAAACCATAATTTAAAAAACCGTCCTACAAAAGCAGAACGGTTTATATATTAAATTTGTCTTAGCGACTCGCTATTACATCATTCCTGGCATTCCACCACCATTGGCATAGCTGGTTCAGCGCTCTTCATTTCATTGATAACACATTCAGTTGTTAAAAGCATTCCAGAAAAGAAGCTGTATTTTCAAGGGTAACTCTTGTTACTTTTGTTGCATATCCTTGTCAAGGTTTTAAACCTTGACAAGGACACCAATCCAGGTACTTTTGTCTAAAACTTACAGATAAAAAAACCGCTCTACAAAGAGTAGAGCGGTTTATATATTAAATTTGTCTTAGCGACTTGCTATTACATCATTCCTGGCATTCTACCCCGCTACCGCACGAATCCTTTCGTGTGGTTTAAATAAATTAGCTATTATCTAAAAGCCAAAGCCACACGATACAATCGTGCGGTAGCGAGGAGGTTGCGAACTGTAAACATGAATTTGCTACAAAATTCGCAATCTTGCCAAACGCCTGTTGTGCGATGTTTTATTTTTCCAATGTTTCTAGTAGCCAATTCAGGCAAACTTCGGAATCCATAATTGACCAAGAATGTGGATTTTTCGTTCCGTCTAGCCGAACTCCTTTTCCTTGACTAACTATTACTCTAGCGTTTTCATTTCCCATTATTTTTAATTGGTTTATCATTGAGATGATATCAATTCCATTCCAATCATGTAAGTCACGATGTCTTTGATCAATTAACCAATCTGTATCCAAATCAGTAAACATTAAAAGAGGCATTTTTTTTAAATACTTTGCATTTCCGCCATCTTTTGCTCCATAAGAATAAATAGAATTTTCCAGATATTTTTCTGGGAATTTATCTGGAGATCCTCCATAAATACTGTCCCAATTATTCTTTATCCATTGTGCTTCATCTACTGCCGGTTTATAAATATTTCTTTCGATTTCTCTTTCGCAATATTTATAAAATCTTGCCTGGTCTAAAGGTGCGTCTAAGGCAAAAACTCCTTTTGGTATTAGAAAAAACTTTTCCGGATTTTTAGTTGCCTTTTCAGCGTAAGTTAAAGAAATCATTGCGCCACTTGAAAGGCCTCCGATTATGAATTTATCTTTCGGTACTTTATGCTTTGCGACAATTTCACTGAAAATTTTATCAAGTAATTTGAATTCTGCTTCTCGATTATCTGTTCCCCAATTGATTGATGGAACAATGACCATAATTCCTTTTTCAACTGCTATTTTTGGCAGACTTATTTGTTTTAATGTATTTTCAACGAGTTCTCCACCAGAAGGAATAATTACTAAAACACCTTTAATACTACTTTTTGGTACATATTTATAATAAAATAATTCTGTAGAATCATCATCATTAATGTACAGTTCAGCATCATCTGTTTTTGAAACAGATAATTTTTCAAATTCTTGAGCTTTACAAGATAAAACATTAAAAATTAGAGCAAAAATTAATATGTTTTTCATTTTTCTTTTTTTTCGGTCAAAATATCGTACAACATCCAAATTTATGCATTACGCTAATGTTGTTTTGGTTTTAGCCATCTATTTATTAATCATTAAATGTAAAATATAAATGTACTATTTCCCCTGCTCCCGCACGAATTCTTTCGTGTGGTTTAAATATTATAAATTAAACTCCCAATGATATAATCTAAAAGCCCAAGCCACACGATACAATCGCACGGTAACGAAGGGATCTGCTTCAAGCATGTTTATATATGCCTTATTTTGAAGCTTTAGATTTTTTACTATTCAATGCTTTCTGTTGTATCCATTGTACAGCAGTATCTACAGGGGCTGTATCATTGCTGGAGGAAGTATTGTGTCCCAGCTTAGGAAAAGAAGTATATTCGAAAGGCTTGCCTTGCGCTTTAAGCGTGTTCAATTGTTCTATACACAACTTTACCGGAATCTGTATGTCTTTTTCACCAAAAAGCCAAAGCCCGGGAATTGAAAGGGACTTCAGATAGTTTTTGGGGTCGGTGGCCACAAATTGATATTTGTCCGGATCATTTTTAGTATGCTCAATGGCATCTGCTTCTGTATGATTTTCCCAAAAACTATTGTTTCCATTAGTATAAAACTGAAATCGAAGCTGTTCCAGAGTGGTAATGGTAGGACAACTAAATAAAACCATAAATTCAATTTGTGGATTTTTGCTTACTGCCATCGGGATGATCCATCCTGCCTGACTGAATCCGACTAATCCAATGGGTGTTTTTTTATCTTTCAAATAGGTTCGAAATGTTGTTACGGCTGCATTGGCGTCCTGAGCCAATAAATTAAGATTAGTAGTGTCAATATTATTCGTGCCAACAGATGGTCCTACATACACACCTCCGGATTCTCCAACTCCGCGTTTATCATAGGTGAATACAGCAATGCCTTCTTTAGCAAGACGTTTTGCAAATTCCAGTTCTCTTTTTACCGGATCGGATCCGTGAACAATTACGACTGCTGCAACCGGTTTTTTAGGCTCTAAAATGGAGCCTGCCAGAGTGATACCCTGACTTTCAAACTTTACATCCTGAATGGTAAAATCTGCGGATTGTGAAAATACCATTTCTGGCAAAGCTATTAATAATAGCAAAATATATAAATTAGAAAAAAAGCTGATTTTCATAGATCATGGTTAGTTATCAAATATAATACAAAAAACCGCTCTATTTTTATAGAACGGTTTTAATTTATATATGGTAGTTAAGACTACATCATTCCTGGCATTCCACCACCCATTGGCATAGCTGGTTCTGCACTCTTAATTTCAGTGATTACACACTCCGTAGTAAGAAGCATTCCAGATACAGAAGCTGCATTTTCAAGGGCAACTCTTGTTACTTTAGTTGGGTCAATGATACCTGCTTCAAGCATGTGAACATACTCGTCAGTTTTCGCATTGTATCCGAAGTCTCCTGATCCTTCTGCTACTTTAGCAACAATTACAGAACCTTCACCACCTGCGTTAGCAACGATTTGTCTCAATGGCTCTTCAATGGCTCTTTTTACGATTTTAATCCCTGTAGTTTCGTCAGCATTGATTCCGGTAAGGTTTTCCAAAGCAGAGATTGCTCTTACTAAAGCAACACCACCACCTGCAACGATACCTTCTTCTACAGCTGCTCTCGTAGCGTGTAATGCATCGTCCACTCTGTCTTTTTTCTCTTTCATTTCCACTTCAGAAGCTGCTCCTACGTAAAGTACAGCAACACCACCAGCTAATTTAGCCAGTCTTTCCTGAAGTTTTTCTTTATCATAATCAGAAGTAGAAGTTTCCATCTGAGCTTTGATCTGAGCTACTCTTCCTTTGATTTTCGCTTCGTCACCACCACCGTTTACAACAGTTGTGTTGTCTTTGTCGATCGTTACTTTCTCAGCAGTTCCAAGCATATCCAAACAGATGTTTTCCATAGTGAAACCTTGCTCTTCAGAGATCACTTGTCCACCTGTAAGGATTGCGATATCTTCTAACATTGCTTTTCTTCTGTCTCCGAATCCCGGAGCTTTTACAGCAGCAATTTTAAGAGAACCTCTTAGTTTGTTTACCACTAAAGTAGCTAAAGCTTCACCTTCAACTTCTTCAGAGATAATTAATAGAGACTTACCACCTTGTGCAATTGGCTCAAGAACCGGAAGTAATTCTTTCATTGAAGAAATTTTCTTCTCTACTAAAAGGATATATGGGTTTTCTAGTTCAGCTAACATTTTCTCAGGGTTAGTCACGAAGTAAGGTGACTGGTAACCTCTGTCGAACTGCATACCTTCTACAACATCTACCGTTGTATCGATACCTTTAGCCTCTTCTACAGTGATTACACCTTCTTTTCCAACTTTTCCGAAAGCTTCAGCGATCAAAGCACCAATAGTTTCGTCATTGTTAGCAGATACAGAAGCAACTTGCTTTACTTTATCTGTAGAATCTCCAACCTCCTGAGACTGTGTTTTCAGGTTTTCAACAACTGCAGTTACTGCTTTGTCGATTCCTCTTTTAAGATCCATTGGGTTAGCACCAGCAGCTACGTTCTTAAGACCTTCTCTTACGATAGCCTGTGCCAATACAGTAGCGGTAGTTGTACCGTCTCCTGCGATATCATTAGTTTTGGAAGCCACTTCTTTTACCATTTGTGCTCCCATATTTTCTACTCTGTCTTCAAGTTCGATTTCTTTTGCAACAGACACACCATCCTTAGTTACGTGTGGAGCACCGAAAGATTTTTCGATCACTACGTTTCTACCTTTAGGACCTAAAGTTACCTTTACTGCATTAGCCAATGCATCTACTCCTCTCTTTAGAGCGTCTCTTGATTCAATATCGAATTTTATTTCTTTTGCCATAATTTTTTATTGTATTAGTGTACTTTGTACAATGTATTAATGATTTTGTATCCTGAAAATATCATTTTACATGAATACATTTTACTTTTTACAAATTAACCGATGATTCCTAATAAATCAGCTTCTCTTACGATTAAATAATCTTTTCCTTCAAGCTTCAATTCAGCTCCTGAATATTTTCCATAAAGAACTTTGTCACCTACCTGAACAGTTGTAGGCTCATCTTTTTTACCAGGACCTACTGCCACAACAGTACCTTCTTGAGGCTTTTCCTTTGCAGTGTCCGGGATGATAATACCTGAAGCTGTTTTAGTTTCTGCAGCGATAGGCTCTACTAGAACTCTGTCTGCTAATGGTTTAAAGTTTACTGACATAATATGTTTATTTATTAATTATTTCTGTGTAGTAATTCTCTAAATGTATGCCATGAGACACTGGTGGATGAAATGGCAGACTTTTATTTCCGAATGTGAAAATTTGGCAGAAAAATTATTTCTTGCGTGCTGGAAATCCGAAAAGATAACTCGTAGCTACAGGGACTATAAACAAAAGAACGGTAATAGCGGAAACCAGAATTTCCATGGTATGACTGGCTAAAAACTGAGCAAAAGCTGTAGCAGGGTAGAAGTGTTCGTATAATGACAAACTTAGTTTAACTCCTAAAATAGCAATCACAATAAAAGCGGCCGTTTCCAGAAAAGGGAATATCTGCATCAGACGGACAAACCACTGTGCAATAAATCTCATCGCTAAAATTCCTATAAATACCCCAAGTGTAATCAAAAGTAAATTGTCTGAAAACGCTACCGCAGCAAAAACATTATCTATGGAAAAAGCAAGATCCATTACTTCTACAATAGCTACAGTGGCCCAGAACTGTCCCAGCAGTCCGATTGAATTTTTGTACAGCCAACTGGATTCTTTGTCCGGGGTTTCCTCAGGATTTTCTTCATCATTTGTGTTTTTAATCTTTTTGATAAACCAGTCAAAGGAAATATAGAGCAGATAGAATCCTCCTAATGGTTTTAGCCACCATACGGAAATCAGTACGGAAGCAAAAATAAGGGCCAGTCCACGAAATACATAAGCTCCAAGGATTCCGTATTTCAAGGCTTTTTTTCTTTGATGTTCGGGCAGATCCATTACGATGGTAGCTAGTACAGCTGCATTGTCTACAGAGAGAAGGCTTTCGATCAGGATAAGATTACCGATGATAGCGATGGATTTTGCAGGATTTTGTAATATGTCATTTAAAAGGTGTGTGAAATCAGGAAACATCATTTTTTAAAGAAATAGAATTTTGATTAAGTTTTGAAATAATGGCAGCAGAAACTGAAATACCTATGAAATTGGTAACCGATCTGGCTTCGTTCATAAAGCGGTCTATACTGTATAAAAGAGCAAGATCTGTGGTGGGAATTTTTCCAAAACGGCTTAGGGTAAACATCAGGGCAAGGAAGCCTGATCCGGGTACTCCCGAAGCTGTTTTTGAAGCAATTGAAATCGTTATAAAAAGCCAGAAATAATCTTTTACCGTAAGAGGAATATTATAAAACTGGATAAGAAAAATACATGAAATTGAAAGGTAAATACAGGCTCCTGCCAGATTAAAATTGTATCCGAGAGGAATAATAAGACGAAGAATTTTCCGGTCATAGCCTTGTGATTCCATTTTATCAAAAATCATGGGGAAGGCGGTCTTTGAAGAAGAAGTGGCCACTACAAGAATGATTTCCTCTTTGATGCTGATTAAAAAATCCCAAAGGTTAATTTTAAAGTAAGCCGTTACAATACCTAGTATTCCGAAAATGAAAAATACACAGGTAAGATATACCGTTGCAACTATCTTACTTAATGGCAGTAAAGTATTAATCCCATATACAGAAATTCCGTAAGCGATATTAGAGAAAATGACTATCGGAAGAAAGATGTAAACATACTTGATGATCTTGAAAAACAAGTTTCTTCCCTTATCAATCGTTTTAAGAATGTTATT of the Chryseobacterium viscerum genome contains:
- a CDS encoding helix-turn-helix domain-containing protein — translated: MHDSLDEIERYIISKVKEIREQRGISQTSLSLAIGKSTSYISDIEAHSKTAKYNIKSLNLISKALGCSPRDFWPEQPILEEKYEFVREIEIKRKS
- a CDS encoding toll/interleukin-1 receptor domain-containing protein, coding for MDKQWDVFISHSSEDKNDFVRILAEKLLKLDVKVWYDEFTLTFGDSLTKSIDYGLSKSDFGVVVISNNFLNKKWTDYEYQSLISKEEHGKKSILPIWHNISREEVKNYSLYLADKLALTTEKNSIDKIALEICKIVRPDIIQNIKGYMLMTEILRDAKPVEISRDQIKMKTKSQSKLSKSLICRAKNIHLGIGRHTKLTFEQSIYNYELDLKPDYEIQSWEMMNASYLEFIEKYKVSDEHIKYDIFRILLGFSVGNVPTKSFLSEEELFDLSNIWTSNAYEY
- a CDS encoding alpha/beta hydrolase family protein; its protein translation is MLLLIALPEMVFSQSADFTIQDVKFESQGITLAGSILEPKKPVAAVVIVHGSDPVKRELEFAKRLAKEGIAVFTYDKRGVGESGGVYVGPSVGTNNIDTTNLNLLAQDANAAVTTFRTYLKDKKTPIGLVGFSQAGWIIPMAVSKNPQIEFMVLFSCPTITTLEQLRFQFYTNGNNSFWENHTEADAIEHTKNDPDKYQFVATDPKNYLKSLSIPGLWLFGEKDIQIPVKLCIEQLNTLKAQGKPFEYTSFPKLGHNTSSSNDTAPVDTAVQWIQQKALNSKKSKASK
- the groL gene encoding chaperonin GroEL (60 kDa chaperone family; promotes refolding of misfolded polypeptides especially under stressful conditions; forms two stacked rings of heptamers to form a barrel-shaped 14mer; ends can be capped by GroES; misfolded proteins enter the barrel where they are refolded when GroES binds) → MAKEIKFDIESRDALKRGVDALANAVKVTLGPKGRNVVIEKSFGAPHVTKDGVSVAKEIELEDRVENMGAQMVKEVASKTNDIAGDGTTTATVLAQAIVREGLKNVAAGANPMDLKRGIDKAVTAVVENLKTQSQEVGDSTDKVKQVASVSANNDETIGALIAEAFGKVGKEGVITVEEAKGIDTTVDVVEGMQFDRGYQSPYFVTNPEKMLAELENPYILLVEKKISSMKELLPVLEPIAQGGKSLLIISEEVEGEALATLVVNKLRGSLKIAAVKAPGFGDRRKAMLEDIAILTGGQVISEEQGFTMENICLDMLGTAEKVTIDKDNTTVVNGGGDEAKIKGRVAQIKAQMETSTSDYDKEKLQERLAKLAGGVAVLYVGAASEVEMKEKKDRVDDALHATRAAVEEGIVAGGGVALVRAISALENLTGINADETTGIKIVKRAIEEPLRQIVANAGGEGSVIVAKVAEGSGDFGYNAKTDEYVHMLEAGIIDPTKVTRVALENAASVSGMLLTTECVITEIKSAEPAMPMGGGMPGMM
- the groES gene encoding co-chaperone GroES, whose protein sequence is MSVNFKPLADRVLVEPIAAETKTASGIIIPDTAKEKPQEGTVVAVGPGKKDEPTTVQVGDKVLYGKYSGAELKLEGKDYLIVREADLLGIIG
- a CDS encoding TerC family protein, with the protein product MMFPDFTHLLNDILQNPAKSIAIIGNLILIESLLSVDNAAVLATIVMDLPEHQRKKALKYGILGAYVFRGLALIFASVLISVWWLKPLGGFYLLYISFDWFIKKIKNTNDEENPEETPDKESSWLYKNSIGLLGQFWATVAIVEVMDLAFSIDNVFAAVAFSDNLLLITLGVFIGILAMRFIAQWFVRLMQIFPFLETAAFIVIAILGVKLSLSLYEHFYPATAFAQFLASHTMEILVSAITVLLFIVPVATSYLFGFPARKK
- a CDS encoding cation:dicarboxylate symporter family transporter, giving the protein MMKPSKQKTFTDSYLRNLTLYVFTAIICGALTGYYFPEVSKHLETVSSYFFMLLEVLIIPVIFIAVTYGVSYIFSTKNAFKIVSQMVLYFLIITSVSIVLGIGSGLLLKPGANTGIIISSHKALPERFLTTSTNPLHISNYVLFLLISISAGVVIGLSKKKNNILKTIDKGRNLFFKIIKYVYIFLPIVIFSNIAYGISVYGINTLLPLSKIVATVYLTCVFFIFGILGIVTAYFKINLWDFLISIKEEIILVVATSSSKTAFPMIFDKMESQGYDRKILRLIIPLGYNFNLAGACIYLSISCIFLIQFYNIPLTVKDYFWLFITISIASKTASGVPGSGFLALMFTLSRFGKIPTTDLALLYSIDRFMNEARSVTNFIGISVSAAIISKLNQNSISLKNDVS